AGATCACGGGTTCACGAGGGTCCCAGAGGTCACGGGAGCCGACGGGAGTCACGGCGATCACGGGAATCACGGGGGTCCCGGGGGTTTCCGGAGGGCGTCGCGGGGGCAAGGGGCCGCGACCGGGAGGGAGAGCGCCGTGCAGACTCGGGAAACGGGCAGGTCAGAGCCGCGATCCCCGTAACGGTGGGGGTATCGGGCGGGCAAAGGGCCGGATGGACCCGGGACGGTTAAGAGCGCGTTTCTGGATTGTTACCGGCCACAACAAACTTTACCTCTGGAGGGTCTGGCGCTCCAGGCCAACGGCGGAATACGTTGCCGCAAACAACATTCAACGGAACGGTGAGCCGAGACCCGGCATAGCCGTACCCGCGAATTCGGCATGCCGCACGTCCGTACCCCCCACTTTCGAAGAAAGGACCCGTGCACCATGCGCAAGGGGATCCTCAGCCTTACCGCCGCCGCCGCGGCGATGACTCTCGGCCTCACCGCTTGCGGGAGCGACAACCCTGACACCGGTGCCCAGACCAGTGCGGCTCCCGCGGAGAGCACGGCGGCCGCCGCGGGCAAGGTCGGCGTCATCCTCCCGGACAGCAAGTCCTCCGCCCGCTGGGAGACCGCGGACCGCAAGTACCTGGAAGAGGCCTTCAAGGCCGCGGGTGTCGCCTACGACATCCAGAACGCCCAGGGCGACAAGACCCAGTTCCAGACCATCGCCGACCAGATGATCACCAACGGGGCCACGGTCCTGATGATCGTCAACCTCGACAGCGGCACCGGCAAGGCCGTGCTCGACAAGGCCAAGGCGCAGGGCGTGGCCACCATCGACTACGACCGCCTCACGCTCAACGGCGGTGCCCAGTACTACGTCAGCTTCGACAACACCAAGGTCGGCACCCTGCAGGGTGAGGGCCTGGTGAAGTGCCTGACCGACAAGAAGGCCGAGAAGCCGATCGTCGCCGAGCTCAACGGCTCGCCGACCGACAACAACGCCACGCTGTTCAAGAACGGCTACGACGGCGTGCTCAAGGCCAAGTACGACTCCGGCGACTACGTCAAGGGTCCCGACCAGTCGGTCCCGGACTGGGACAACGCCCAGGCGGGCACGATCTTCGAGCAGATGCTCACCGAGCAGCCGAAGATCGCCGGCGTCCTGGCCGCCAACGACGGTCTCGGCAACGCCGCCATCGCGGTCCTCAAGAAGAACAGCCTGAACGGCAAGGTCCCGGTCACCGGCCAGGACGCCACCGTGCAGGGCCTGCAGAACATCCTCGCCGGCGACCAGTGCATGACGGTCTACAAGGCGATCAAGAAGGAGGCCGACGCGGCCGCCGCGCTCGCCATCGGCCTGGCCAAGGGCGAGAAGCCCGCGGCGACCGGGACGGTCAAGGACACCGAGAGCGGCGCCGACGTGCCCGCCGTCCTCCTCGACCCGCAGCCGATCTTCTTCGACAGCGTCAAGGACGTCGTCGCCGACGGCTTCGTGACCAAGGACGAGCTGTGCACCGGCGAGTTCGCCGCCAAGTGCACCGAGGCCGGAATCCAGTAAGGCGCGGAGGGTGCGGCCGGTCGTCCTCCGGCCGGCCGCACCCTCGCGCTCGATCGCGGCACACCCCACCCTGTGACGCCGGGAGACGCGGCAGGTGAGCGTCTCCCGGTGACGGCGACAGGGCAGGACGCCGCCCGCAGGCGCCCGAGCCGCGCGAGCTTCGCCGCGCGAAATGAACACAGGGAGCACAACCCCATGACCCCCGCACTGGAACTCCGCGGGATCGACAAGAGTTTCGGTCCCGTACAGGTCCTGCACGACGTCTCCCTCTCCGCGTACGCCGGAGAGGTGACCGCGCTGGTCGGCGACAACGGCGCAGGCAAGTCCACCCTCGTCAAGTGTGTCGGCGGCATCCACCCGATCGACTCCGGCGAGTACTTCTTCGACGGCAAGCCCGTCCAGATCAGCAGCCCGCGCGACGCGGCCGACCTGGGCATCGAGATCGTCTACCAGGACCTCGCGCTCTGCGACAACCTCGACATCGTCCAGAACATGTTTCTCGGCCGCGAGCACAAGCGCGGCCTCATCCTCGACGAGGACACGATGGAGGAGATGGCGGCCAGGACCCTGGAGAGCCTGTCGGTCAGGACCGTCAAGTCCATCCGCCAGCTCGTCGCCAGCCTGTCCGGCGGCCAGCGCCAGACGGTGGCCATCGCCAAGGCCGTGCTGTGGAACAGCAAGGTCGTCATCCTCGACGAGCCGACCGCCGCCCTCGGCGTCGCCCAGACGGCGCAGGTGCTGGAACTGGTCCGGCGCCTGGCCGACCAGGGCCTGGCCGTCGTACTCATCTCGCACAACATGAACGATGTTTTCGCGGTGTCCGACCGGATCGCCACCCTCTACCTGGGCCGGATGGCGGCCCAGGTCAAGACCTCGGACGTCACCCACGCGCAGGTCGTCGAACTGATCACCTCTGGCCGCAGCGGGGACCTCGGCCTCACCAACGGAGTCACCGTATGACCGCCACGATTTCGCCGAAGACCGTACACGAGGCACCCTCGATCAGGACCAACGTCCGAGGCTACGCCGAGAGGGTACGCGGCGGCGACATGGGTGCGCTGCCCGCGGTGTTCGGCCTCGTGGTGCTCTGCACGATCTTCGCCATCCTGCGGCCCTCCTTCCTGACCTCGGGAAACTTCGCCAACCTGTTCACCCAGGGCGCCGCGGTCACCGTGATCGCCATGGGTCTGGTCTTCGTGCTGCTCCTCGGTGAGATCGACCTGTCGGCGGGCTTCGCCAGCGGTGTCTGCGCCGCGGTGCTCGCGATCATGCTCAGCAGCCAGGGACTGCCCTGGTACGTGGCGGTGGGCGCGGCGATCCTCACCGGTGTGGTGATCGGCACCGCGATCGGCGCCGTCGTCGCGAAACTCGGCATCCCGTCGTTCGTGGTGACGCTCGCGGCCTTCCTGGCCTTCCAGGGACTGGTCCTGCTGCTCGTCAAGGGCGGCACCATCATCGCCATCCGCGACGAGACCATCCTCTCGATCGCGAACAAGAACCTCCCGCCCACGCTGGGCTGGATCCTGCTGGCCGTGGGCGTCGCCGCCTACGCCGGGCTCCAGCTGGTGCGTTCCCGCAAGCGTGCCGCCCGGGGCCTGACCTCCGACCCGATCTCGCTGATCGCGGTCAGGGTCGGCGCCCTCGCGCTGCTCGGCGGCCTCGCCGTCTACTTCCTCAACATCGAGCGCAGCCGCAACGCCGCCGTCGTCTCCCTGGCGGGCGTGCCGCTCGTGGTGCCCATCATCGTGGTCCTGCTGCTGATCCTGACGTTCGTGCTCCGCCGCACGGCGTACGGGCGCCACCTGTACGCGGTCGGCGGCAACGCCGAGGCCGCGCGCCGGGCCGGCATCAACGTCGACCGGATGAAGATCAGCGCCTTCGTGATCTGCTCCTCCATGGCCGCCGTCGGCGGCGTCATCGCCGCCTCGCGGGCCAGCTCCGTCGACCCCAACACCGGCGGCAGCAACGTGCTGCTCTACGCGGTCGGCGCCGCCGTCATCGGCGGCACCAGCCTGTTCGGCGGCAAGGGCCGGGTGCTGGACGCCATCCTCGGCGGTGCCGTGGTCGCGGTCATCGAGAACGGCATGGGCCTGATGGGCTACAGCTCCGGGGTGAAGTTCATGGTGACCGGTTCGGTGCTGTTGCTGGCCGCCATGGTGGACGCGCTGTCCCGCAAGCGGGCGGCCGCCACTGGTCTAAGGTGATCAGCGACTCCGATTCACCGAAGGAACACCACGCCATGCGGGCAGGCCCCTCCCAAGAGGAGATCAGGCGTCACAACCTTGGGGCCCTGCTCCGGCACGTCCATCTGAGCGGGCCCACCTCGCGTGCGGAGCTCACCAACCGGATGGGCCTCAATCGCAGCACCATCATGGCCCTCACCGCCGATCTGACCGCCGCCGGGCTGGTCAGGGAGGAGCTCCCCAGGGAGACGGGCAGAGCCGGGCGTCCGTCCCTGGTGGTCCGCCCCGAGTCGGCGCGGGTCTACGTGTTCGCCCTCGACGTGGGTGTCGACCGGCTGGTCGCCGCCCGCGTCGGCCTGGGCGGCACCATCCTCGACCGCCGCGAGACGGTACGGCGGCGCGGGGACTTCTCGCTGGAGGAGATCGTCGGCCCGCTCGCCGCCTTCGCCCGGCAGATGCACCGCAGGACCCGGCCCGACACGGTGTGCGTCGGGGTGGCGGCGGCCTTCTCCGGGGGAGTGGGCCGCGGCGACGGGGTCATCAGGTTCGGGCCCAACATGGTCACCGTGAACGACGTGCCGTTCGCCGACGAGATGACCCGCCGGCTGGCCTTCGGCCTGCCGGTCACCGTCGGCAACGACGCCAACCTCGCCGCCCTCGCCGAGCAGACCCGGGGTGTCGGCGTCGGCTGCCGCGATCTCGTCTACCTCCACGGCGACGTCGGCATCGGCGGGGGAGTGATCGTCAACGGCCAGCTGCTCGGCGGCCACCTGGGCTTCGGCGGCGAGGTCGGGCACATGATCGTCAACCCTGACAAGGGCCGCCTCTGCGGGTGCGGCTCGCACGGCTGCCTGGAGGCGGAGGTCGGGGAGCGCGCCCTCCTGGAGGCCGCGGGCCGCTTCGGCTCCCGGGTCGGCAGGGACGCCGTCCGCGCCGTGGTCGACGCCGCCGACCGGGGAGACGTCGTCGCGCAGGCGGCCTTGAGTCGCGTCGGCGACTGGCTCGGCCTGGGCGTCTCCAACCTCGTCAACCTGTTCAACCCCGAGATGGTCGTCTTCGGGGGCACGCTCAGGGAGATCTACCTCGGCTCCGCCGCGCAGGTCCGCAGCCGCCTCGCCGTCGACGCCCTGCCCCCGTGCCGCGAGCAGCTGCGCCTGCGCACCTCGGCCCTCGGCGATGACGCCACCCTCGTCGGCGCCGCCGAACTGGCCTTCTCCCAGGTCCTCGCCGACCCCCTCGAAGTCCTCGCCCGCGCGGGCTCCTGATCCCGCGCGGCTCCCGGTCTCCGATCCCAAACCCGCGCGTGGATCTATCTTTTGACCACATCCGGCCATGTACTTTTAATCATGAAATTTAGTGATTTGCGGTGTATTGCGACTATTTGGGGTTTTTGGTGGCTCAAGTAGTACTTGTGGCTTATGGGGGGAGCGGGTTACATTCCTGACGATCATCTGTGAGCGGGCTGGGAGCTTCCTGTAAAACGTCCTCGCCTGGCGGTCTCGCGCGCCCGAACAGGGCTCCCTGATTGTCGACGGGTCGGAGGATGACGGCACATGGGCCGTTCTGCTTGGCTGCTCGGAAACGCCCGCCTGCTGCGCTGGGCGGTGATGGCGACACTGTTCCTCGCCGTCCCCGGACTGGTCCAGTTGACGGCGGAACCCGCCAGGGCGGAACCGGCCCCCCCGCCACAGCCGGTCGCCCCGGTGCAGATGACAGGGTCGGCACAGGGCCGCCCCACCCTCACGGACGCGAGCGCGACCACGGCGAAGCCGGGCAGGCCGACCGGTCCCGTGGTGAAGCCCAAGTGGCCCAAGAGGGCACTGCGCCCGGACTCGCGTCCCCCGCGCCTTCGGTCTGCCGTGAAGCGGGAACCGAAGAGGCCGCCGCGGCCCCTTCCCACGCCCGCGAAACCCTCAGACGCCCCGCGGAAGACGGCGGCGTCCTCCGCGGACGGCTGCCTGTACTCCCCCTGGTCGGCCTTCGCCTCCTACACCACCGGGGACTGGGTCTCCTACAGCGGTCGCGACTGGTCCGTCGTCATCCCGGCGAGGGGCGTGACGCCGAACAACAGCTCCCCCTACTGGCTGGATATGGGGCCCTGTGCCACCGCGGGCGGCGGGAGCAGCGTCGAGATGGTGGACATGTTCCCCGACGACGGAGCCTCGGTCTCCTCGGTGACCCCGCTGCTGGTGGCCCACGCCACCGGTGAGAACCCGCTGCGCTACACCTTCGACGTCTGTCGCAGCTACGAGAACGAGGAGCCCGGGGAGTTCCCCTTTCCCATCCCGCCCGACGAGGACGAGTGGTGCTGGTCCTCGGGCCTGCTGCCCGTCGGGGTCAACACCGTCCGGGTGCCCGCCGGCCGACTCAAATGGGGCAAGAACTACGTCTGGTCCGTCACCGCCACCGATCCCGCCAGCGGCGACTCGGCGAACTCCCAGAGCCTGACGTTCACCACCGGGGTCCGCCAGCACGGCATCACCTCCCAGCTCACCGCGCGCGGGGCGAACGGCCAGGAGTTCCACCAGCTGGCCGGGAACTACACGACGGCCTTCGTGGACGCGTCGGTCAAGACCGCCGGCCCCCAGCTCAACGTGACGCGCTCCTACAACAGTCAGGACCCCCGCACCACCGGCATGTTCGGCGCCGGCTGGTCGACCAGGTTCGACATGGGGATCAGAACCGAGGCGTTCGACGGGGGCACCGCCCTGCTGGTCACCTACCCCGACGGGCGCAGGCTCCGCTTCGCTCCCAACGGCGGCGGGACCTTCCAGGCGCCGCCCGGCATGCACGCCACGCTCGCGGAAATCTCCGGCGGTGGATGGCGGTTGATGGACAAGTCCTCCGCCACCTACACCTTCGACGCCTCGGGCAGGATCACCAGGATCAGCGACAGCAGGGGGCGGGCCCAGGACTTCACCTACGGCGGCGACGGCAAGCTCGCCAAGGTCACCGCGGCCGGTGGCAGGTCGCTGAACTTCACCTGGACCGGCTCTCAGGTCACCGCGGTGTCCACCGACGCCGTCGACGGCGCCCCGCTCACCTGGACCTACCACTACGAGGGCGGCAAGCTGGTCAAGGCGTGCTCGCCGGTCGCGACGCCCAACTGCACCTCCTACGCCTACGGGTCCGGATCGCAGTACCAGAGCATGGTCCAGGACTCAGACCCCGCCGGATACTGGCGCTTCGGTGAGTCGCCCTTCCCTCCGCAGCCCGAGCCGACGAGTCCTCCCGAGCCCGACTGCGAGCAGTTCCCCGAAGCGTGCGAAGGATGGGACCCCACCGTGGCGGCCGGTCTGGGCTGGGCTGCCACCAGCGCGACCTACGAGGGGGTGACCCTCGGCCAGACCGGGGCACTCACCGGGTCGGGCAACGGTGCCGCGACCTTCTCCTCGGCGAACGAGAACATCAGCAAGGTCACACTGCCCGAGTACGCCGTTCCCCGACTCGGCAGTGACCTGGCGGTCGAGGCATGGTTCAAGACGTCCTCGCACGGCGTCGTCCTGAATCTCCAGGACCTCAGCGGAGATTTCTTCTACGTCGGCGTCCCCGCGATCTACGTGGGCACCGACGGCAAACTCCGTGGCCGGTTCCTGACCGCCGACAACGAAACCGTCGCGCCGATCACCTCCGCCGCCCCGGTCAACAACAACCAGTGGCACCACGTCGTCCTGTCGGCCTCTGGGCAGACCCAGACGCTCTACCTCGACGGTCAGCAGGTTGGCACTCTCGCTCGCAAGGCGGACAACACCTGGCTGCGGCAGGCCACCGTGGGCAACGGATTCCTCTCCGGCAACTGGCCGGGCACGCCGTCGGTGCCGTACGACTACGTGCCCTTCCCCTTCAACGGCCAGATCGACGAGTTCGCCCTCTACGACACGCCGCTGACGGCCACCCAGGTCGCCGCGCACTACAACGCGGCCCGCAACCCAGTTCCGTACAAGCTCACCAAGATCACCCTGCCGTCGGGGCGAGTCTGGGCGGAGAACGTCTACGACGCCGCCACGGAGCGGATCAAGACGCACACCGACCAGCACGGTGGCACCTGGCAGGTCGGCGTTCCGAGGTTCAAGCCGCAGACCGGCATGTCGACGGTCACGGTCACCGACCCGCACAACGGCAAGCTCCTCTACGAGCACGACGCGCTGCGCGGCTACCGCCTGGTCTCCGAGACCGACCAACTCGGCAAGAAGTCCGTCACACAGTACGACGAAGGCGGCTTTCCGTTCATGGAAACCGACCGCAACGAGGACGTCTCCTACTTCGCGCACGACAAGCGGGGAAACCGGATCTTCGAGGCGGAGTGCCCCAAGTCCGAGGAATACTCGCAGTGCACCTTCGAGTACAACTCCTACTACCTGAACGCCGCCAACGAGTTCGACGCCCGCAACGACCAGCTCGTTGTCTCGCGCGACGGCAGGTCGGCGTCGGAGACCGACGACACCTACGCGACCCGCTGGGAGTTCGACGCCTTCGGCGATCTGCTCAAGGAGACGACCCCGCCGA
This region of Streptosporangium sp. NBC_01495 genomic DNA includes:
- a CDS encoding sugar ABC transporter substrate-binding protein, yielding MRKGILSLTAAAAAMTLGLTACGSDNPDTGAQTSAAPAESTAAAAGKVGVILPDSKSSARWETADRKYLEEAFKAAGVAYDIQNAQGDKTQFQTIADQMITNGATVLMIVNLDSGTGKAVLDKAKAQGVATIDYDRLTLNGGAQYYVSFDNTKVGTLQGEGLVKCLTDKKAEKPIVAELNGSPTDNNATLFKNGYDGVLKAKYDSGDYVKGPDQSVPDWDNAQAGTIFEQMLTEQPKIAGVLAANDGLGNAAIAVLKKNSLNGKVPVTGQDATVQGLQNILAGDQCMTVYKAIKKEADAAAALAIGLAKGEKPAATGTVKDTESGADVPAVLLDPQPIFFDSVKDVVADGFVTKDELCTGEFAAKCTEAGIQ
- a CDS encoding sugar ABC transporter permease; this translates as MTATISPKTVHEAPSIRTNVRGYAERVRGGDMGALPAVFGLVVLCTIFAILRPSFLTSGNFANLFTQGAAVTVIAMGLVFVLLLGEIDLSAGFASGVCAAVLAIMLSSQGLPWYVAVGAAILTGVVIGTAIGAVVAKLGIPSFVVTLAAFLAFQGLVLLLVKGGTIIAIRDETILSIANKNLPPTLGWILLAVGVAAYAGLQLVRSRKRAARGLTSDPISLIAVRVGALALLGGLAVYFLNIERSRNAAVVSLAGVPLVVPIIVVLLLILTFVLRRTAYGRHLYAVGGNAEAARRAGINVDRMKISAFVICSSMAAVGGVIAASRASSVDPNTGGSNVLLYAVGAAVIGGTSLFGGKGRVLDAILGGAVVAVIENGMGLMGYSSGVKFMVTGSVLLLAAMVDALSRKRAAATGLR
- a CDS encoding ATP-binding cassette domain-containing protein, which translates into the protein MTPALELRGIDKSFGPVQVLHDVSLSAYAGEVTALVGDNGAGKSTLVKCVGGIHPIDSGEYFFDGKPVQISSPRDAADLGIEIVYQDLALCDNLDIVQNMFLGREHKRGLILDEDTMEEMAARTLESLSVRTVKSIRQLVASLSGGQRQTVAIAKAVLWNSKVVILDEPTAALGVAQTAQVLELVRRLADQGLAVVLISHNMNDVFAVSDRIATLYLGRMAAQVKTSDVTHAQVVELITSGRSGDLGLTNGVTV
- a CDS encoding ROK family transcriptional regulator, with the protein product MRAGPSQEEIRRHNLGALLRHVHLSGPTSRAELTNRMGLNRSTIMALTADLTAAGLVREELPRETGRAGRPSLVVRPESARVYVFALDVGVDRLVAARVGLGGTILDRRETVRRRGDFSLEEIVGPLAAFARQMHRRTRPDTVCVGVAAAFSGGVGRGDGVIRFGPNMVTVNDVPFADEMTRRLAFGLPVTVGNDANLAALAEQTRGVGVGCRDLVYLHGDVGIGGGVIVNGQLLGGHLGFGGEVGHMIVNPDKGRLCGCGSHGCLEAEVGERALLEAAGRFGSRVGRDAVRAVVDAADRGDVVAQAALSRVGDWLGLGVSNLVNLFNPEMVVFGGTLREIYLGSAAQVRSRLAVDALPPCREQLRLRTSALGDDATLVGAAELAFSQVLADPLEVLARAGS